One genomic segment of Pseudomonas fortuita includes these proteins:
- the dapA gene encoding 4-hydroxy-tetrahydrodipicolinate synthase, translating to MSNFRGIWIALVTPLRANEVDFAALEKLVKKLLEEGVAGFVVCGTTGEAAALSKAEQLAVLDAVLAWVAPDKVVMGLSGYNLRELLAFQAEIQRRNIAGLLVPAPCYIRPSQAGIEAFFNTVADAARVPLIVYDIPYRTGVRIERETLRRIVRHPRIAAVKDCSGDSETTMALIQDGHAQVLAGEDLQIFNNLCLGGAGAISASAHVHTHLYVRMLRQVDSSDWAAARGTFYQLLPWIRMAFAEPNPAVVKAALQLQGLMTDELREPMQPCTQPTRDKLLAVLALPGGL from the coding sequence ATGTCGAATTTTCGTGGTATCTGGATCGCCCTTGTCACACCCCTGCGCGCCAATGAAGTTGACTTCGCCGCCCTTGAAAAGCTGGTGAAGAAGCTGCTCGAAGAAGGCGTGGCCGGTTTTGTGGTGTGCGGTACCACGGGGGAGGCGGCGGCACTGTCCAAGGCCGAGCAACTGGCTGTGCTGGACGCCGTGCTGGCCTGGGTGGCGCCAGACAAGGTGGTCATGGGCCTGTCGGGTTACAACTTGCGTGAATTGCTGGCCTTCCAGGCCGAGATCCAGCGGCGCAACATTGCTGGGCTTCTGGTACCGGCGCCTTGCTACATCCGCCCTTCGCAGGCCGGTATCGAAGCCTTCTTCAACACGGTAGCCGATGCCGCCCGCGTGCCGCTTATCGTGTACGACATCCCTTACCGCACCGGCGTGCGCATCGAGCGCGAAACCTTGCGCCGGATTGTGCGCCATCCGCGCATCGCGGCAGTCAAGGACTGCAGCGGCGACAGCGAAACCACGATGGCCTTGATCCAGGACGGCCATGCCCAGGTGCTGGCCGGTGAAGACCTGCAGATATTCAACAACCTGTGCCTGGGCGGTGCAGGGGCCATTTCGGCCTCGGCCCATGTGCATACGCACCTTTACGTGCGCATGCTGCGGCAGGTCGATAGCAGTGACTGGGCGGCTGCGCGTGGCACGTTCTACCAGCTGCTGCCCTGGATCAGGATGGCCTTTGCCGAGCCCAACCCGGCTGTGGTCAAGGCGGCATTGCAGTTACAGGGCTTGATGACCGACGAGCTGCGCGAACCGATGCAGCCTTGCACTCAACCAACCAGAGACAAATTGCTGGCGGTGCTGGCGCTACCCGGAGGCCTGTAG
- a CDS encoding YdeI/OmpD-associated family protein, with protein sequence MTKTVVKARFEATLLRPVNPGDDSSWAFVVLPKEASAQLPRRGRTTVEGTLNGYPFQATLEPDGQLSHWLQISSTLLDAANAAIGDIVTLEVRPVPKEPEPGIPPDFQEALAATPEARLVWTNTTTLARVDWIHWITSAKQAQTRAKRIANACDMLASGKKHVCCFDPSGYYSKAFRAPEAQD encoded by the coding sequence ATGACAAAGACCGTTGTGAAAGCCCGCTTCGAAGCAACGCTTCTTCGTCCGGTAAACCCTGGGGATGATTCGTCATGGGCATTCGTGGTACTGCCAAAAGAGGCGAGTGCACAGCTTCCCAGGCGCGGAAGGACGACAGTTGAAGGCACATTGAATGGATACCCTTTCCAGGCAACCCTTGAACCGGATGGTCAACTGAGCCATTGGCTGCAGATCAGCTCTACGTTACTCGACGCTGCAAATGCTGCCATTGGCGACATCGTTACACTGGAGGTGAGGCCTGTGCCGAAGGAGCCCGAACCTGGCATCCCTCCCGATTTTCAGGAGGCACTGGCAGCCACGCCTGAGGCTCGTCTGGTCTGGACCAATACGACGACCCTCGCACGAGTAGACTGGATACACTGGATCACGTCAGCCAAGCAGGCCCAGACGCGCGCAAAACGAATCGCCAATGCATGCGATATGCTTGCCTCCGGCAAGAAGCACGTTTGCTGTTTCGACCCGTCTGGTTACTACAGCAAGGCCTTCCGTGCGCCTGAGGCGCAAGATTGA
- a CDS encoding AraC family transcriptional regulator — MDRKANPSSTPDWVIRSTTPGSVERIEAWFGGHGYDPHRHDTYSIGRTLAGVQSFHYKGALCHGVPGNTLVLHPDEVHDGMAGTEVGFRYRMAYIDPSLIQNVLGGEPLPFIAGGLSCDPRLYRASEAFVQALDHPLETLEEQDAVYDLAMALRAVGGKPRGRKRLDYRSAERARAFIMEHLHVGITLEMLEQASGREQWSLSRDFRALYGTSPYRFVTLRRLDCFRRLILDGFTLVDAALAAGFHDQSHMTRHFTRTYGVPPLRWLERLRAVR, encoded by the coding sequence ATGGACCGAAAAGCAAACCCGTCATCCACCCCTGACTGGGTCATACGCAGCACTACGCCTGGCAGCGTGGAGCGCATCGAAGCCTGGTTTGGTGGCCATGGCTACGACCCGCATCGTCATGACACATACTCGATAGGCCGTACCCTTGCCGGTGTTCAGAGCTTTCACTACAAGGGGGCGCTGTGCCACGGCGTGCCAGGCAATACCCTTGTGCTGCACCCGGATGAAGTACATGACGGCATGGCTGGCACGGAGGTGGGCTTTCGATACCGTATGGCCTACATCGACCCGTCGTTGATCCAGAACGTGCTCGGGGGCGAACCGTTGCCTTTCATCGCCGGCGGGCTCTCCTGCGACCCGCGTTTGTACCGCGCCAGCGAGGCGTTCGTACAAGCCTTGGACCATCCTCTGGAAACACTGGAGGAGCAGGACGCCGTGTATGACCTGGCCATGGCGCTGCGTGCCGTCGGTGGTAAGCCACGTGGCCGCAAACGCCTGGACTACCGCAGCGCCGAGCGCGCCAGAGCGTTCATCATGGAGCATCTGCACGTAGGCATCACGCTGGAGATGCTCGAACAGGCCAGCGGGCGTGAGCAATGGAGCTTGTCGCGGGACTTTCGCGCCCTCTACGGCACCAGCCCTTACCGGTTTGTCACGCTACGGCGCCTGGACTGTTTTCGCAGGCTGATCCTGGACGGCTTCACCCTGGTCGATGCCGCCCTCGCCGCAGGCTTTCACGATCAGAGCCACATGACCCGGCACTTCACTCGCACCTACGGCGTACCGCCATTGCGTTGGTTGGAACGCTTGCGTGCTGTTCGCTGA
- a CDS encoding cupin domain-containing protein produces MSGIHQQCVPQPVNLTQKASLIEQQWSPRVVAEMNDYQFKVVRIEGEFIWHSHPETDEAFLVLEGLLRIDLPEGCVHVKPGELYVVPRGVEHRTAAETETKLMMIEPRGVLNTGHEGGERTAVNDVWI; encoded by the coding sequence ATGTCCGGCATACATCAGCAATGCGTACCGCAGCCTGTGAACCTGACTCAAAAAGCTTCGCTTATCGAGCAACAGTGGAGTCCACGGGTGGTCGCGGAAATGAACGACTACCAATTCAAGGTGGTTCGCATCGAAGGTGAATTCATTTGGCACTCGCACCCCGAGACCGATGAAGCGTTTCTGGTACTCGAAGGCCTCTTGCGCATCGATCTCCCAGAGGGCTGCGTGCATGTGAAGCCGGGCGAGCTGTATGTGGTGCCGCGTGGGGTAGAGCACAGAACAGCGGCAGAGACGGAGACGAAACTCATGATGATCGAGCCGCGAGGTGTGTTGAATACCGGTCATGAAGGCGGGGAGCGAACGGCTGTGAATGACGTCTGGATCTAA
- a CDS encoding sigma-70 family RNA polymerase sigma factor — protein MDRPRSPSSDPIGELYAGHHPWLVAWLRRRLQCPHQASDFAQDTFYRVLTAGQYASPREPRAFLATIARRILIDNGRRLRLEQAYREALEASVEHMEQAFSPEQILQAIELLERIDRALSRMKHRVRETFILRHLEGLSQDDIARHHDISVRTVQADLVEAMLACDAAMEVSDA, from the coding sequence ATGGACCGACCTCGATCACCTTCTTCCGATCCCATTGGCGAGCTGTATGCGGGGCACCACCCCTGGTTGGTGGCGTGGCTGCGGCGGCGCCTGCAATGTCCGCATCAGGCTTCGGACTTCGCCCAGGACACGTTCTACCGTGTACTCACCGCCGGGCAGTATGCTTCCCCTCGTGAGCCTCGTGCATTTCTTGCGACCATTGCGCGCCGTATCCTGATCGACAACGGCCGCCGCTTGCGCCTGGAGCAGGCATACAGGGAGGCGCTTGAGGCCAGTGTCGAGCATATGGAGCAGGCGTTCTCGCCCGAGCAAATCCTGCAGGCCATAGAGCTGCTGGAACGTATCGACCGAGCGCTGTCACGCATGAAGCACAGAGTTCGTGAAACCTTTATCCTCCGTCACCTTGAAGGCTTGTCCCAGGATGACATCGCACGCCATCACGACATTTCGGTGAGGACTGTACAGGCCGATTTAGTCGAGGCCATGCTGGCTTGCGACGCTGCCATGGAGGTGAGCGATGCCTGA
- a CDS encoding FecR family protein has product MPDQTADSVLREAARWLVLLDDEADVQLQAQFQAWISAAPEHAAAVARLQGRLSSLQQLPRQAAGKALRHAPRAPQASKMQALALALALLPMAWITTTCWQQGYLLADLSTSGGAWLDRRLDDDSEIHLDGDSAVNVHFDAGERRVELLRGEVLVDVAKEPRPFLVVTAHGSVRALGTRFTVARQGDSTQVTMIESTTAISSAGHSLKLTANQRVRLGAQGPGNVEQVRADALEQAWHKHQLLAEDEPLSDVLTRLSRHYPGLLWADHAALAGLQVTVMLPLDDPRQALRLLQRTLPIQVSQYTPWITRVTLKPEVGRK; this is encoded by the coding sequence ATGCCTGACCAGACTGCCGATTCGGTCCTGCGCGAGGCTGCGCGCTGGCTGGTGCTACTCGACGACGAGGCCGACGTTCAGTTACAGGCGCAATTCCAGGCATGGATCAGCGCGGCCCCTGAACATGCGGCAGCGGTCGCGCGCTTGCAAGGGCGTCTGAGTTCGTTGCAGCAACTACCCCGCCAGGCTGCCGGAAAAGCCCTCCGCCACGCACCACGCGCGCCCCAGGCCAGCAAGATGCAGGCCCTGGCCTTGGCGCTGGCCCTGCTTCCCATGGCCTGGATCACCACGACTTGCTGGCAACAGGGATATCTGCTGGCAGACCTGAGCACCTCAGGGGGCGCTTGGCTTGATCGCCGACTAGACGATGACAGCGAAATCCATCTGGACGGGGACTCGGCCGTGAACGTGCATTTTGATGCAGGTGAACGTCGGGTCGAGCTGCTGCGTGGCGAAGTGTTGGTCGATGTGGCCAAGGAGCCTCGCCCATTCCTGGTAGTGACTGCACATGGCAGTGTGCGGGCGCTTGGCACGCGCTTCACGGTGGCGCGGCAAGGCGACTCGACGCAAGTGACCATGATCGAGTCGACCACCGCCATCAGCAGTGCCGGCCACTCACTGAAGCTGACGGCCAACCAGCGCGTACGTCTTGGCGCACAAGGCCCAGGCAACGTCGAACAGGTACGGGCAGATGCCCTTGAACAGGCTTGGCACAAGCACCAGTTGCTGGCCGAAGATGAGCCACTGAGCGATGTGCTGACGCGCTTGTCGCGCCACTACCCAGGCCTGCTGTGGGCCGATCATGCTGCCCTCGCAGGGCTACAGGTGACGGTGATGCTGCCGCTGGATGATCCGCGCCAGGCATTGCGGCTGCTGCAACGCACCTTGCCGATCCAGGTCAGCCAGTACACCCCTTGGATAACCCGGGTAACCCTGAAGCCCGAGGTGGGGCGGAAATAG
- a CDS encoding TonB-dependent siderophore receptor → MKSPIRALTRSTAHGLYLAVRLALCTAPLAVPASALAEQSLQRYDIAAGPLGEALGRFAQASATPISFESRQVQGLTSPGVHGSFTIDGGFAQVLSGSGLVASPTEDGYQLQQAVPVTGAVNLAATTIAGNTPGSITEDSGSYTTGSTNTATKMALSLRETPQSVTVITRKKMDDQNIQNLDDIARTATGITLTKIGTDRSTYYARGFEISDLQYDGIPTNISENYSMDVMSTSNMALYDRVEVVRGANGLMQGTGNPSAAINLVRKRPTQDFRLGAELGAGSWDNYRSQVDVSGPLTATGNIRGRAVAYYNNANSYRDGAERDNQLLYLVGEADLNDSTVLTLGATLQKDNQNGYDWGGLNTRSDGSFYPLSRSTNLNGKWAHLDRNNYTLFGDVTHKFDNEWTLTLAMNAIWSNADFLSAYPSRVSGDNYRMTVSQADYDDTQFALDLYATGPFELFGRKHQLMLGANSRQDEFTAVIKSAVNNPTITITDFDYSALPSPILNALGSDYNYKRKERGLYGASRFSLTDDLSLILGTRVSWSDYEVASPYTNDRYRENGRLVPYAGLVLDLDKHHSWYASYTEIYKTQSYYGVGNTLLDPIEGDNYETGIKGEYFDGRLNTTLAIFQTNLENMPEALSVSPTCGVTGTSKCYEAGAKVRNRGFELEISGEPLENWNLSAGYTYSDPEYVAGSNKGSDYYRKIPRRLLKVSTDYRLPGALDQWRVGGDVYAQSRTAADVNGYAIKQGGYALLNVHAHYQINQQFSVQYNLNNALGKVYYQSLPTSNNFGGLYYGDPRNVAVTLRYQY, encoded by the coding sequence ATGAAGTCGCCGATTCGAGCGCTTACCCGTTCTACCGCGCACGGCCTCTACCTGGCCGTGCGCCTGGCACTTTGTACGGCACCACTGGCAGTGCCTGCCAGCGCATTGGCCGAGCAATCCCTGCAGCGCTATGACATCGCTGCCGGGCCGTTGGGCGAAGCCCTGGGTCGGTTCGCCCAGGCCAGCGCAACGCCCATCTCTTTTGAGTCCCGTCAGGTGCAAGGATTGACCAGCCCCGGTGTGCACGGGAGCTTCACCATCGATGGCGGTTTTGCACAGGTACTGTCCGGGTCTGGACTGGTAGCGAGCCCAACCGAAGATGGCTATCAACTCCAGCAGGCCGTACCGGTCACAGGCGCAGTCAACCTTGCAGCGACCACCATTGCCGGCAATACACCCGGCTCGATTACCGAGGATAGCGGCTCCTACACCACAGGATCGACCAATACGGCGACCAAGATGGCCCTGAGCCTGCGGGAAACCCCGCAATCGGTGACGGTGATCACCCGCAAGAAGATGGACGACCAGAACATCCAGAACCTGGACGATATCGCGCGCACGGCAACCGGTATCACCCTGACCAAGATTGGCACTGACCGCTCCACCTATTACGCGCGTGGCTTCGAGATCAGCGATCTGCAATACGACGGGATTCCGACCAACATCTCGGAAAACTACTCGATGGACGTCATGTCCACGTCGAACATGGCTCTCTACGACCGTGTCGAAGTTGTACGCGGGGCCAACGGCCTGATGCAGGGCACGGGCAACCCGTCGGCGGCGATCAACCTCGTGCGCAAGCGGCCGACCCAGGACTTTCGCCTGGGCGCGGAATTGGGTGCAGGCTCCTGGGACAACTACCGGAGTCAGGTGGATGTTTCCGGGCCATTGACCGCCACGGGTAATATTCGCGGCCGCGCAGTGGCCTACTACAACAACGCCAACAGCTACCGGGACGGCGCCGAGCGGGACAACCAGTTGCTGTATCTGGTCGGCGAGGCGGATCTGAACGACTCCACCGTGCTGACGCTAGGTGCCACCCTTCAGAAGGACAACCAGAACGGCTATGACTGGGGCGGCCTGAATACCCGCAGTGACGGCTCCTTCTACCCGCTCTCGCGCTCCACCAACCTCAACGGCAAGTGGGCGCACCTGGATCGCAACAACTACACCCTGTTCGGCGATGTCACGCACAAGTTTGACAACGAATGGACGTTGACCTTGGCCATGAACGCGATCTGGTCGAACGCCGATTTCCTTTCGGCCTATCCGAGCCGGGTATCGGGCGACAACTATCGCATGACCGTCTCCCAGGCTGACTACGACGACACCCAGTTCGCGCTGGACCTCTATGCAACCGGGCCCTTTGAGCTGTTCGGGCGCAAGCACCAATTGATGTTGGGGGCCAACAGTCGCCAGGACGAGTTCACTGCCGTCATCAAGAGCGCGGTCAACAACCCCACGATCACCATCACCGACTTCGACTACAGCGCTCTGCCCAGCCCCATCCTCAATGCGCTCGGCTCGGACTACAACTACAAGCGCAAGGAGCGAGGCCTGTACGGTGCCTCGCGCTTCAGCCTCACGGATGACCTGAGCCTGATCCTCGGCACGCGGGTGAGTTGGTCGGACTACGAGGTGGCCAGCCCGTACACCAATGATCGATACCGGGAGAATGGCCGGTTGGTGCCGTATGCCGGGCTGGTACTGGACCTGGATAAGCACCACAGCTGGTATGCCAGCTACACCGAGATCTACAAGACTCAGAGTTACTACGGTGTCGGTAACACCTTGCTTGACCCTATCGAGGGCGACAACTACGAAACCGGCATCAAGGGTGAGTATTTCGATGGCCGCCTGAACACCACGCTGGCCATTTTCCAGACCAACCTAGAGAACATGCCCGAAGCCCTGTCGGTGTCGCCAACCTGTGGCGTGACGGGTACCAGCAAATGTTATGAAGCCGGCGCGAAAGTGCGTAACCGCGGCTTTGAACTGGAGATTTCAGGCGAACCACTGGAGAACTGGAACCTTAGCGCTGGATACACCTACAGCGATCCAGAATATGTGGCTGGCAGTAACAAGGGCTCGGACTACTATCGCAAGATCCCGCGCCGCCTGCTAAAGGTGTCGACGGACTACCGCTTGCCCGGTGCCCTCGACCAGTGGCGCGTGGGTGGCGACGTGTATGCCCAGAGCCGCACCGCCGCCGATGTCAACGGGTATGCCATCAAACAAGGTGGCTACGCATTGCTCAACGTGCACGCCCATTATCAAATCAATCAACAGTTCAGCGTGCAGTACAACCTCAACAACGCCTTGGGCAAGGTCTATTACCAGTCCTTGCCAACTTCAAACAACTTCGGTGGCCTGTACTATGGTGATCCGCGCAATGTCGCAGTCACGCTACGCTACCAATATTGA
- a CDS encoding Crp/Fnr family transcriptional regulator, which translates to MQHTVKPQHNHLLAALSPEAFSRLAPDLEHVNLPLGKALYESGDSLRHVHFPVDAIVSLLYVMENGASAEISVVGNEGVVGIAVFMGGESTPSRAIVQSAGHAYRLPVQKIKDEFNRHGELMTLMLRYTQALITQMAQTAVCNRHHSIDQQLCRWLLLSLDRLPGDRLCMTQELIANMLGVRREGVTDAAGKLQRLGVIEYNRGQIRVLDRARLELLSCECYAVVKKETERLLPYLPGTQG; encoded by the coding sequence ATGCAACACACGGTAAAACCCCAACACAACCACTTGCTGGCTGCCCTGTCGCCAGAGGCGTTCAGCCGTTTGGCGCCGGACCTGGAGCACGTCAACCTGCCCCTGGGCAAGGCACTGTACGAGTCCGGCGATAGCCTGCGCCATGTCCACTTCCCGGTCGATGCCATCGTTTCGCTGCTGTACGTGATGGAAAACGGCGCCTCAGCCGAAATTTCCGTGGTTGGTAATGAAGGGGTGGTTGGCATCGCCGTGTTCATGGGCGGCGAAAGCACGCCCAGCCGGGCCATCGTGCAAAGCGCCGGGCATGCCTACCGTCTGCCCGTGCAAAAGATCAAGGACGAGTTCAACCGCCATGGCGAATTGATGACCTTGATGCTGCGTTACACCCAGGCACTGATCACCCAGATGGCACAAACAGCGGTGTGTAATCGACATCACTCCATCGACCAGCAATTGTGCCGCTGGCTATTGTTGTCGCTCGACCGCCTGCCAGGTGACCGCCTGTGCATGACCCAGGAACTGATCGCCAACATGCTGGGCGTGCGCCGCGAAGGTGTGACCGATGCCGCCGGCAAGTTGCAGCGCCTGGGGGTGATCGAGTACAACCGCGGGCAGATCAGGGTACTGGACCGGGCACGCCTGGAACTGCTGAGCTGCGAATGCTACGCGGTGGTGAAGAAAGAAACCGAGCGACTGCTGCCCTACCTGCCGGGCACCCAAGGTTGA